A single region of the Candidatus Dormiibacterota bacterium genome encodes:
- a CDS encoding CPBP family glutamic-type intramembrane protease, giving the protein MSDAQAREAALPLDREDFVTALEVVLVVVYLLVFIWIIEPRSRAYAAPGFVLFFAFAFLLHVRHNDTAADLGIRLDTFGRALREAFFVIVPALILTAALGVRLGGGVALDPLRTALAFLWGYPWALFQQYGLQCVIGRRLSGVVRGEVAHDLTCAAIFGALHLPNPFLTVVTFGAAYCFCALFRRCPNLFALALAHTLASTVLYHFLPPEITHFMRVGPGFFDTGGS; this is encoded by the coding sequence ATGAGCGACGCGCAGGCGCGGGAAGCGGCGCTCCCCCTGGATCGGGAGGATTTCGTCACGGCCCTCGAGGTGGTCCTCGTCGTCGTCTATCTTCTGGTTTTTATCTGGATCATCGAGCCGCGATCGAGGGCCTACGCGGCGCCCGGCTTCGTCCTGTTCTTCGCCTTCGCGTTCCTCCTGCACGTGCGGCACAACGACACGGCCGCCGACCTGGGGATCCGTCTCGACACCTTCGGGCGGGCGCTGCGGGAGGCGTTTTTCGTGATCGTGCCGGCGTTGATCCTGACCGCGGCCCTCGGGGTGCGCCTCGGCGGCGGGGTCGCGCTGGATCCGCTGCGAACGGCCCTGGCGTTCCTGTGGGGCTACCCGTGGGCGCTGTTCCAGCAATACGGCCTGCAGTGCGTCATCGGCCGGCGCCTGTCCGGTGTCGTGCGCGGTGAGGTCGCCCACGACCTGACCTGCGCGGCCATCTTCGGGGCGCTGCATTTGCCGAACCCGTTCCTGACGGTCGTGACCTTCGGCGCGGCCTATTGCTTCTGCGCCCTGTTCCGCCGCTGCCCGAACCTCTTCGCCCTCGCCCTGGCGCACACGCTCGCGTCGACGGTGCTCTACCACTTCCTGCCGCCGGAGATCACGCATTTCATGCGCGTGGGTCCGGGGTTCTTCGACACGGGCGGGTCCTGA
- a CDS encoding type II CAAX endopeptidase family protein, which produces MTPSSASSGFLSPRRVARAVLAVALAVGAVYLVSRRAGMEPREIVGLVLSLFALGLLLLPLPVLLSGRGVKSLKVWVDGRPLRAAALPAVLLAPCLVYWSIPGVATLAGILRLVLYIGVPSVLAVVLPRGRLRLVGDTLVVLCIWLPVELRLLVTSFPWPHGSTGSFLMSPLGLDLLLYLMLVARGFDPAGLTLRVGARDVASATGSFAAFAAVGVPIGLRTGFLIFGVHDGAPLFGLAGGLVILIFTGLPEEVLFRGFIQTTLVRCTGRPLVGLVVASLVFGAAHLDNGPHAPDWRYGILATLAGLAYGWVYLRTRRILAPAIAHTLVDVTWSLFFKG; this is translated from the coding sequence ATGACTCCTTCCAGTGCGTCGAGCGGTTTCCTCAGCCCACGGCGCGTCGCGCGGGCCGTCCTCGCGGTGGCTCTGGCGGTCGGCGCCGTCTATCTGGTCTCGCGGCGCGCGGGGATGGAGCCGCGGGAGATCGTCGGGCTCGTCCTGTCCCTCTTCGCGCTGGGGCTCCTGCTTCTGCCGCTCCCCGTGCTCCTGTCGGGTCGAGGCGTGAAGAGCCTGAAGGTCTGGGTCGACGGCCGGCCGCTGCGCGCGGCGGCGCTGCCCGCGGTCCTGCTCGCGCCGTGCCTGGTTTACTGGTCGATCCCGGGCGTCGCGACGCTGGCCGGCATCCTGCGCCTCGTCCTGTACATCGGCGTTCCGTCCGTGCTGGCGGTCGTCCTGCCGCGCGGCAGGCTGCGGCTCGTCGGGGACACGCTCGTGGTCCTGTGCATCTGGCTGCCGGTCGAGCTCCGTCTCCTGGTCACATCCTTCCCATGGCCGCACGGGAGCACCGGTTCCTTCCTGATGAGTCCGCTCGGCCTCGATCTCCTGCTCTACCTCATGCTCGTGGCGCGGGGCTTCGACCCCGCGGGACTGACGCTGCGCGTGGGGGCCCGCGACGTGGCCTCCGCCACCGGTTCGTTCGCCGCGTTCGCCGCCGTGGGGGTCCCGATCGGTCTGCGGACCGGATTCCTGATCTTCGGCGTGCATGACGGCGCACCCCTGTTCGGGCTGGCGGGGGGCCTGGTCATCCTGATCTTCACGGGACTTCCGGAGGAGGTGCTGTTCCGGGGGTTCATCCAGACGACGCTCGTGCGCTGCACCGGCAGGCCGCTCGTGGGGCTCGTCGTGGCGTCGCTCGTCTTCGGCGCCGCGCACCTCGACAACGGACCGCACGCGCCCGACTGGCGTTACGGAATCCTGGCGACGCTCGCGGGTCTCGCCTACGGCTGGGTCTACCTGCGCACCCGCCGCATCCTGGCTCCGGCGATCGCGCACACGCTCGTCGACGTGACCTGGTCCTTGTTCTTCAAGGGATGA
- a CDS encoding threonine/serine dehydratase produces the protein MDLKAEVAAAEKRIRPHVRETPVDASRGIGLTGSARVFFKMENLQITGSFKLRGAMNRLLSLTPEQRARGIVTASSGNHGAAVAYGLRELGIPGIIYVPENASPAKIANIRSYGAEVRTHAIDSGLTEIFARRYATDNGQVYVSPYNDPAVVAGQGTIGLELSRQLDSIDALYVALGGGGLISGIGGYLKEIGRRIEVVACSPGNSAVMHHSLRAGRILAMESKPTLSDGTAGAVEDGAITLESCRRYVDRSILVTEDEIRDAMRLVIDSHHTLIEGAAGVAVAGCIKDKDRRADHTIVIVLCGANISRERLKDVL, from the coding sequence GTGGATCTGAAGGCCGAGGTCGCCGCAGCCGAGAAGCGCATCCGTCCGCACGTGCGCGAAACGCCCGTCGATGCGTCGCGGGGGATCGGCCTCACGGGGAGCGCGCGCGTGTTCTTCAAGATGGAGAACCTCCAGATCACCGGCTCGTTCAAGCTGCGCGGGGCGATGAACAGGCTGCTGTCGCTCACGCCGGAGCAGCGCGCCCGGGGGATCGTCACGGCGTCGTCGGGCAATCACGGCGCGGCGGTCGCCTATGGCCTCAGGGAGCTGGGGATTCCGGGCATCATCTACGTCCCCGAGAACGCTTCGCCCGCGAAGATCGCGAACATCCGGTCGTACGGGGCGGAGGTTCGCACGCACGCGATCGACTCGGGTCTGACCGAGATCTTCGCGCGGCGCTACGCCACGGACAACGGGCAGGTGTATGTCTCTCCGTACAACGACCCCGCCGTCGTCGCGGGCCAGGGGACGATCGGTCTGGAGCTGTCCCGTCAGCTCGATTCGATCGACGCACTGTACGTCGCCCTCGGCGGCGGAGGTCTCATCTCCGGGATCGGCGGCTACCTCAAGGAGATCGGCCGGCGGATCGAGGTGGTCGCCTGCTCGCCCGGGAACTCCGCCGTGATGCACCACTCTCTGCGGGCGGGCCGGATCCTCGCGATGGAGTCGAAGCCGACGCTCTCCGACGGCACCGCGGGCGCGGTCGAGGACGGGGCGATCACTCTCGAGTCGTGCCGGAGATACGTCGATCGTTCGATCCTCGTCACGGAGGATGAGATCCGGGACGCGATGCGGCTGGTGATCGACAGCCACCACACGCTCATCGAGGGGGCGGCGGGCGTCGCCGTCGCCGGCTGCATTAAAGATAAGGATAGACGCGCCGATCACACGATCGTGATCGTCCTGTGCGGCGCCAACATCTCGCGCGAACGCCTCAAGGACGTCCTTTGA
- a CDS encoding AMP-binding protein, whose amino-acid sequence MGSDAPPPHRRNLLSYVEHLSRFGPRDAYLWREGVRWRRRTYADLHRRILACAAILRDAGLRPGDPVLMQGPDGADWVESLLGTFWAGGVAVPLETGTPDDLRALIASRCGARLLLAPAGASPPEGVRRIDFGSWGEIAAAAPSAGADPGPEERAEIIFTSGTTGDPKGVVLTHGNLISDFASIERGYFRREALVRRFGEVRFLSTLPLSHMFGQALDVFLPLTMGLTIVFVPARPADVMEAARRMRAWGLFSVPRLLDLLGAEVRRALASEGRLEDLLRRQERHAGRPFYLQAPLFWRVQRMFGWRFRLIVSGGAALPESVDLFWRRSGYLVVQGYGLTETAPIVSVSNPFDRRAGSVGRPLASQEVTLGPGNEILVRGPNVMSGYLGTEPCTTPEGWFKTGDVGEFDDRGRLRIRGRLKEVLVTSEGENVYPADVESAFQGLPGVRDAAVVGLPLERGDRVHAVLLLAPGTDAMDSVRRANERLLPKQRVRGHTVWPEDDFPRTHGGKVRRGLLRERVLAVERGASGDSASRTIERAASAGGVRRLIASLARVPPESLQETTRLAEGLGFASLDLVELAASFQDEYGLRLPEDRLGSATVGDLERLAAAAAAGEARGTGGLPSGVVDGSAGAEPARTTRGAGPASAAGGQATRGGLRMPRWTRFPPVRLARRCIEEIVLVPFVRFYARPEVEGLEHLKGTRPPYLFVPNHRSFMDTGLIKAMLPRPLRGRVAPAMTTRYHRVFFGEAPGGRARYLKERLQVLLLELLFNVWPLPETAGLRASLLYAGELMDEGFSILVFPEGRHVRPPGIDPFRKGIGIFARDLRAPVVPVYIEGTDEVLPERRYWPRRRRTRLVIGPPVGIGPDVDASEAAALIEAAVRRLQTTRG is encoded by the coding sequence ATGGGATCTGACGCCCCGCCTCCCCATCGCCGGAATCTCCTGTCGTACGTCGAGCACCTGTCGCGCTTCGGCCCGCGCGACGCCTACCTGTGGAGGGAGGGGGTCCGGTGGCGCCGCCGCACGTATGCCGACCTGCATCGTCGCATCCTCGCGTGCGCGGCGATCCTGCGGGACGCGGGGCTGCGGCCGGGCGACCCCGTGCTCATGCAGGGGCCGGACGGCGCCGACTGGGTCGAGTCGCTCCTCGGGACGTTCTGGGCCGGCGGCGTCGCGGTCCCGCTCGAGACGGGCACGCCGGACGATCTGCGCGCCCTCATCGCCTCGAGGTGCGGCGCGCGCCTTCTCCTGGCGCCGGCGGGCGCGTCCCCCCCGGAGGGTGTGCGGCGCATCGACTTCGGATCGTGGGGAGAGATCGCGGCCGCGGCCCCGTCCGCCGGCGCCGACCCGGGACCGGAGGAGCGGGCGGAGATCATCTTCACGTCGGGGACGACGGGCGACCCGAAGGGGGTCGTGCTCACGCACGGCAACCTGATCTCCGACTTCGCGTCGATCGAGCGCGGCTACTTCAGGCGCGAGGCCCTCGTCCGCCGTTTCGGGGAGGTGCGCTTTCTCTCCACGCTGCCCCTGTCGCACATGTTCGGGCAGGCCCTCGACGTCTTCCTGCCGCTCACGATGGGACTGACGATCGTGTTCGTGCCGGCGCGCCCGGCCGACGTCATGGAGGCGGCGCGGCGCATGCGCGCCTGGGGGCTGTTCAGCGTGCCGCGGCTGCTCGATCTTCTGGGTGCGGAGGTCCGGCGGGCGCTCGCCTCGGAGGGAAGGCTCGAGGATCTCCTGCGACGCCAGGAGCGGCACGCGGGCCGGCCGTTCTACCTGCAGGCCCCCCTCTTCTGGCGCGTGCAGCGGATGTTCGGCTGGCGCTTCCGCCTGATCGTGTCCGGCGGGGCCGCGCTGCCGGAGTCCGTGGACCTGTTCTGGAGGCGCAGCGGCTACCTCGTCGTGCAGGGTTACGGCCTCACCGAAACGGCGCCGATCGTCTCGGTCTCCAATCCGTTCGACCGCAGGGCCGGAAGCGTGGGACGGCCTCTCGCGTCCCAGGAGGTCACTCTGGGGCCCGGCAACGAGATTCTGGTTCGCGGTCCGAACGTGATGTCCGGCTACCTGGGGACGGAGCCGTGCACCACGCCGGAAGGCTGGTTCAAGACCGGCGATGTCGGCGAGTTCGACGACCGGGGCCGGCTGCGGATTCGCGGGCGCCTGAAGGAGGTCCTCGTCACTTCGGAGGGGGAGAACGTCTATCCCGCGGACGTGGAGTCGGCGTTCCAGGGTCTCCCCGGCGTGCGGGACGCCGCCGTCGTGGGCCTGCCGCTGGAGCGCGGCGATCGCGTGCATGCCGTCCTGCTGCTCGCCCCGGGTACCGATGCGATGGACTCGGTCCGCCGCGCCAACGAACGCCTCCTGCCGAAGCAGAGGGTGCGCGGCCACACCGTCTGGCCGGAGGACGATTTCCCCCGGACCCACGGCGGCAAGGTGCGCCGGGGTCTGCTGCGCGAGCGCGTCCTTGCCGTGGAGCGCGGCGCGTCGGGCGACTCCGCCTCCCGCACGATCGAGAGAGCCGCGTCCGCGGGCGGAGTGCGCCGGCTGATCGCGAGCCTGGCGCGCGTCCCGCCGGAGAGTCTTCAGGAGACCACCCGCCTCGCGGAGGGGCTCGGCTTCGCGAGCCTCGACCTGGTCGAGCTGGCGGCGTCGTTCCAGGATGAGTACGGTCTCCGTCTTCCCGAGGATCGTCTGGGCTCCGCGACGGTCGGAGACCTCGAGCGGCTGGCTGCAGCCGCCGCGGCCGGCGAAGCGCGGGGGACCGGGGGGCTTCCGTCCGGCGTGGTCGATGGGTCCGCGGGCGCCGAGCCGGCGCGGACGACCCGCGGCGCGGGGCCGGCGTCCGCCGCCGGCGGGCAGGCCACGCGCGGCGGTCTGAGGATGCCGCGCTGGACGCGATTCCCGCCCGTCCGCCTGGCGCGGAGGTGCATCGAGGAGATTGTTCTCGTCCCGTTCGTGCGCTTCTACGCGCGACCGGAGGTCGAGGGGCTGGAGCATCTGAAGGGAACGCGGCCACCGTACCTGTTCGTGCCGAACCACCGCAGTTTCATGGACACCGGTCTCATCAAGGCGATGCTGCCGCGTCCTCTGCGGGGGCGTGTGGCCCCCGCGATGACCACCCGCTACCACCGCGTCTTCTTCGGCGAGGCTCCGGGCGGTCGGGCCCGGTATCTCAAGGAGCGGCTCCAGGTCCTCCTGCTGGAGCTCCTCTTCAACGTCTGGCCCCTCCCCGAGACCGCGGGTCTACGCGCCAGCCTGTTGTACGCCGGGGAGCTCATGGATGAAGGGTTCTCGATTCTCGTCTTTCCGGAGGGCCGGCACGTTCGGCCTCCCGGCATCGATCCGTTCAGGAAAGGGATCGGGATCTTCGCGCGCGATCTGCGGGCGCCGGTCGTCCCCGTGTACATCGAGGGAACGGACGAGGTCCTCCCGGAGCGGCGGTATTGGCCGCGCCGCCGCCGGACGCGCCTGGTCATCGGCCCGCCCGTCGGCATCGGTCCCGACGTCGATGCCTCGGAGGCTGCGGCCCTGATCGAGGCGGCCGTCAGACGTCTGCAGACGACACGGGGCTGA
- a CDS encoding DUF418 domain-containing protein encodes MTRQEDNPTVHPDETSGAIGPVTPPERIASVDVLRGFALFGILLLNITAFGLPNAAFSDPTVAGGASGVNFAWWFASQVLFEGKMRTIFSMLFGAGVVLLTGRAENHGGGARVADIYYRRTMWLIVFGLLHAYLIWSGDILYGYGVAGLFLFPFRRQSARFLLAAGLIVLALGVPKSVLEGRRLDSLRVRAGQADAAAAGGRGLTEEQIEARSEWRDTLKGMKPTAAQVREEVEAHRGAYVALFLRRMDEVSEGESTGFYRFGFIDVAGMMLLGMGLLKLGVFSAARSSRFYAGLALCGYGAGVPITWYITQRDAAYDFEPAQMFFGWSGYDLGRLAVALGHIAVVVLVFKSGMMPGLTRRLAAVGRMALTNYLATSIICTTLFEGYGLGLFARLQRAELLLVVLPIWMAQLLGSPLWLRRFRFGPMEWVWRSLVYWRPQPMRLAAALPPAPLPAAAAPRVPSSGR; translated from the coding sequence ATGACACGTCAGGAGGACAATCCGACCGTGCATCCGGACGAGACGTCCGGAGCGATCGGTCCGGTCACCCCGCCGGAGCGCATCGCGTCCGTCGACGTGCTGCGTGGGTTCGCGCTGTTCGGGATCCTCCTCCTGAACATCACAGCATTCGGACTGCCGAACGCGGCCTTCTCCGATCCCACGGTGGCCGGCGGCGCCTCGGGAGTCAACTTCGCGTGGTGGTTCGCCAGCCAGGTCCTGTTCGAAGGGAAGATGCGGACCATCTTCTCGATGCTCTTCGGGGCGGGAGTGGTGCTCCTCACCGGACGAGCCGAGAATCACGGCGGCGGCGCGCGCGTCGCCGACATCTACTACCGCCGGACGATGTGGCTCATCGTGTTCGGTCTCCTGCACGCCTACCTCATCTGGTCGGGCGACATTCTCTACGGCTATGGCGTCGCGGGCCTGTTTCTCTTCCCGTTCCGCCGTCAGTCCGCGAGGTTCCTTCTCGCGGCGGGTCTCATCGTCCTGGCGCTCGGAGTGCCCAAGTCGGTCCTGGAGGGTCGCCGTCTCGATTCGCTGCGCGTCCGGGCGGGTCAGGCGGACGCGGCCGCCGCCGGCGGCAGGGGGCTAACCGAGGAGCAGATCGAGGCGCGAAGCGAGTGGCGCGACACGCTCAAGGGGATGAAGCCGACCGCCGCCCAGGTCCGGGAGGAGGTCGAAGCGCACCGCGGGGCCTACGTCGCGCTGTTCCTGAGGCGGATGGACGAGGTGTCGGAGGGGGAATCGACCGGGTTCTACCGGTTCGGCTTCATCGACGTGGCGGGGATGATGCTCCTCGGAATGGGATTGCTGAAGCTCGGCGTCTTTTCCGCCGCGCGCTCCTCCCGATTCTACGCGGGCCTCGCGCTGTGCGGATACGGCGCCGGCGTTCCGATCACCTGGTACATCACGCAGCGGGACGCCGCCTACGATTTCGAGCCGGCGCAGATGTTCTTCGGCTGGAGCGGGTACGACCTCGGCCGGCTCGCCGTGGCCCTCGGGCACATCGCCGTCGTCGTGCTGGTCTTCAAGAGCGGCATGATGCCCGGCCTCACGCGCCGGCTGGCCGCAGTCGGACGGATGGCCCTGACCAACTATCTGGCGACGTCGATTATCTGCACGACCCTGTTCGAGGGATACGGCCTCGGTCTGTTCGCTCGGCTGCAGAGGGCCGAGCTGCTCCTCGTCGTCCTGCCGATCTGGATGGCCCAGCTTCTCGGGAGCCCTCTGTGGCTGCGCCGTTTCCGGTTCGGGCCGATGGAATGGGTGTGGCGCTCCCTCGTCTACTGGCGCCCGCAGCCGATGCGGCTGGCGGCGGCCCTGCCGCCGGCACCGCTCCCCGCCGCCGCGGCGCCGCGCGTCCCGTCGTCCGGTCGATGA
- a CDS encoding YihY/virulence factor BrkB family protein has product MTRDGTLGFFRALRRKYREDHVSILVSSLAYYIFFSFFPMLLLLASIIGFVYGMGEEYARLPRQLLGLLPFSSEYMTNALEKIIRARRSLGLLGSVLLIWSATAAFDNMQQILNRIHRAPTMRPLWRRRLLGLLLGLIVMLFIPLSVGISALRPVIASALTERTLPGRWESALLTLCMAALGIAFNFILLLTLYLFGPSVRRHFPQTWAGALAGAVLWEATKAVFGLYVRSLSSYKMLYGSIGSVIAVLLWLYVSGTIFAIGAEVNFVLAARRSRHAPAGR; this is encoded by the coding sequence ATGACACGGGACGGGACGCTCGGATTTTTCCGGGCGCTGCGGCGCAAGTATCGCGAGGATCACGTCTCGATCCTGGTCAGCAGCCTCGCCTACTACATCTTCTTCTCGTTCTTTCCGATGCTGCTCCTGCTCGCGTCGATCATCGGGTTCGTGTACGGCATGGGCGAGGAGTACGCGCGCCTGCCGCGGCAGCTCCTCGGTCTTCTGCCGTTCAGCTCCGAGTACATGACGAACGCCCTCGAAAAGATCATCCGCGCGCGGCGCAGCCTGGGTCTCCTCGGGTCGGTCCTCCTGATCTGGAGCGCCACGGCCGCCTTCGACAACATGCAGCAGATCCTGAACCGCATCCACCGCGCTCCGACCATGCGTCCGTTGTGGCGAAGGCGTCTGCTCGGTCTCCTCCTCGGGCTCATCGTGATGCTGTTCATCCCCCTGTCCGTCGGTATTTCCGCCCTGCGCCCCGTGATCGCAAGCGCCCTGACGGAGCGGACGCTTCCCGGCCGGTGGGAGTCGGCCCTCCTGACGCTGTGCATGGCGGCGCTCGGGATCGCCTTCAACTTCATCCTCCTCCTGACCCTCTACCTGTTCGGCCCCTCGGTCCGCCGGCACTTTCCGCAGACGTGGGCCGGCGCCCTCGCCGGGGCGGTCCTGTGGGAGGCGACCAAGGCGGTCTTCGGCCTCTACGTGCGCTCCCTGTCCTCCTACAAGATGCTCTACGGTTCGATCGGCTCCGTCATCGCCGTCCTCCTCTGGTTGTACGTGTCGGGGACCATTTTCGCCATCGGCGCGGAGGTCAATTTCGTCCTGGCGGCGAGGCGCTCCAGGCACGCGCCGGCGGGGCGCTGA
- a CDS encoding 1-acyl-sn-glycerol-3-phosphate acyltransferase: MPRGWLYRFARTLFDQTIRLYYGRIEVTGRDRVPAADPVILVANHPNSVADACLVGTQITGRRVNFIAKDTLTRAPVLGWLARSVGVVGVARPMEYGGDKELARERNRRAVETCVPRLLAGEVMAIFGEGISTDARHLHVIRRGAVRFGYAAEQAAGFRLGVAWVPVGISYSAKQRFRSDVLIRIGAPLRLRDLHPDPAAGEAEVVERGTERLQREIGDLVVNIEKEELGGLIDRAADLLGSPDAPMESRVERQQRVARALQQVNRTEPRRVADLETELARYDRRLLDTGLTDEAVRQRHPTLALWQSLRGLLAHGTLLLLNLYGWINSLLPRWSSYLLGGLARRIEESRKADGGTRSPLVQQVAWSTYGGWLGAAIALPAQILIVFLWISAGRGRTTGAVVAAIYALTLIPSWRIYVERRDLFQRHLGRTREALRFLRNARGALRLQADRRRIARALRALLAEHEAAPGSRGLEGRETPGP; this comes from the coding sequence GTGCCGAGGGGCTGGCTGTATCGCTTCGCGAGGACCCTCTTCGACCAGACGATTCGTCTCTACTATGGCCGCATCGAAGTAACCGGCCGCGACCGTGTCCCGGCCGCCGATCCGGTCATCCTGGTCGCCAACCATCCCAACTCCGTCGCGGACGCCTGTCTCGTGGGGACCCAGATCACGGGACGCCGGGTCAACTTCATCGCCAAGGACACGCTGACGCGGGCGCCCGTTCTCGGTTGGCTGGCGCGGTCGGTCGGCGTCGTCGGCGTGGCGCGCCCGATGGAGTACGGGGGGGACAAGGAGCTGGCCAGGGAACGCAACCGCCGGGCGGTCGAGACGTGTGTTCCAAGACTCCTGGCAGGCGAGGTGATGGCGATCTTCGGAGAGGGGATCTCGACCGACGCCCGGCACCTGCACGTGATCCGCAGGGGAGCGGTGCGCTTCGGCTACGCCGCGGAGCAGGCGGCCGGCTTCCGTCTCGGCGTGGCCTGGGTCCCGGTGGGGATCAGCTATTCCGCAAAGCAGCGCTTCCGGAGCGACGTACTGATCCGCATCGGCGCGCCGCTCCGCCTGAGGGACCTGCATCCCGACCCCGCGGCGGGGGAGGCGGAGGTCGTCGAGCGAGGCACGGAAAGGCTGCAGCGCGAGATCGGCGACCTCGTCGTCAACATCGAGAAGGAGGAGCTGGGGGGGCTCATCGACCGCGCCGCCGACCTGCTCGGAAGCCCGGACGCGCCGATGGAGTCGCGCGTCGAGCGCCAGCAGCGCGTGGCGCGGGCGCTGCAGCAGGTCAACCGCACGGAACCGCGGCGCGTCGCCGATCTCGAGACGGAGCTCGCGCGTTACGACCGGCGCCTCCTCGACACCGGCCTGACCGACGAGGCGGTCCGCCAGCGCCATCCGACCCTGGCGTTGTGGCAAAGCCTCCGCGGCCTCCTGGCGCACGGGACCCTTCTCCTGCTGAACCTGTACGGCTGGATCAACAGCCTCCTGCCGCGCTGGAGCTCGTATCTCCTGGGCGGCCTCGCACGCCGCATCGAAGAGTCGCGGAAGGCCGACGGCGGGACCCGCTCGCCGCTCGTGCAGCAGGTGGCCTGGTCGACGTACGGAGGGTGGCTGGGGGCGGCGATCGCCCTGCCCGCTCAGATCCTCATCGTCTTCCTGTGGATCTCCGCGGGCCGGGGCCGGACGACCGGGGCGGTCGTGGCCGCGATCTACGCGCTGACCCTGATCCCCTCGTGGCGGATATACGTGGAGCGCCGCGACCTGTTTCAAAGACATCTCGGCCGGACGCGGGAGGCCCTCCGATTCCTGCGCAACGCGCGCGGCGCGCTGCGGCTGCAGGCCGATCGCCGGCGGATCGCCCGGGCCCTGCGCGCGCTCCTCGCCGAGCACGAGGCCGCCCCCGGGTCCCGCGGCCTCGAGGGCCGGGAGACACCGGGACCATGA
- a CDS encoding peptidoglycan-binding domain-containing protein — MTTRDVRGRRLPFPVLLLLPLLGAPVSAMTLDDYGSPYTSAGEVQAAQKILLGDHYLKAGRYEAGRMDQNTIDAVRVFQRRHSIPDSGMLDRETVAQLVAHGSSLGAESATAAGSGARTIQGSTVAAPAGARGGEVSGTAPGARSMPVTAGPVPWMIALGATLLGGGLLLARRRRA, encoded by the coding sequence ATGACGACGCGCGACGTACGCGGGAGGCGGCTGCCGTTTCCCGTTCTGCTGCTGCTTCCCTTGCTGGGTGCTCCCGTCTCCGCGATGACCCTCGATGACTACGGCTCACCGTACACGTCCGCCGGGGAGGTCCAGGCGGCCCAGAAGATCCTGCTGGGCGATCACTACTTGAAAGCCGGCCGCTACGAGGCCGGACGCATGGACCAGAACACAATCGACGCCGTCCGGGTGTTTCAAAGGAGACACTCGATCCCGGACAGCGGGATGCTCGATCGGGAGACCGTCGCGCAGCTCGTTGCCCACGGGTCCTCGCTCGGGGCCGAGTCCGCGACCGCAGCGGGTTCGGGAGCGCGGACGATCCAGGGATCGACGGTCGCGGCTCCGGCCGGCGCCCGGGGGGGCGAGGTCTCCGGGACGGCTCCGGGCGCTCGCTCGATGCCTGTGACGGCGGGCCCGGTCCCCTGGATGATCGCTCTCGGCGCGACGCTCCTGGGCGGAGGTCTTCTGCTGGCGCGGCGCCGGCGGGCCTGA
- a CDS encoding class D sortase has product MRRTVGHVALIAGASLLVCAASITVRGWIWQGRHADLFATAAEPASGATRSVGARVAPRPPRRGEALALLRAPRLGIETVVVEGTDPRSLSLGPGHLEGSALPGAPDNCVIAGHRDGPFGRLRAAEPGDILELSGRAGDVARYRVLSVEVVGQDDTRPLEPSGEPRLTLVTCYPFHVLGRAGRRFVVRAARLDDRGAQELL; this is encoded by the coding sequence ATGCGCCGCACGGTCGGCCACGTTGCCCTGATCGCCGGGGCGTCGCTTCTCGTCTGCGCCGCTTCGATCACAGTCCGGGGATGGATCTGGCAGGGGCGGCACGCCGACCTGTTCGCGACCGCAGCGGAACCCGCCTCCGGTGCCACCCGATCCGTCGGCGCTCGCGTGGCGCCACGTCCGCCGCGACGCGGCGAGGCGCTCGCCCTGTTGCGCGCGCCGCGCCTGGGAATCGAGACGGTGGTCGTCGAGGGAACCGACCCGAGGAGCCTGTCGCTGGGACCGGGTCACCTGGAGGGGAGCGCCCTGCCCGGAGCCCCGGACAACTGCGTCATCGCCGGCCACAGGGACGGACCGTTCGGCCGGCTGCGCGCGGCGGAACCCGGCGATATCCTGGAGCTCTCGGGTCGAGCCGGTGACGTGGCACGCTATCGGGTTCTGTCGGTCGAGGTCGTCGGCCAGGACGACACCCGGCCGCTGGAACCGTCAGGGGAGCCCCGCCTGACCCTCGTCACGTGCTATCCGTTCCACGTCCTCGGCCGCGCCGGCCGGCGCTTCGTCGTCCGGGCCGCACGCCTCGACGATCGCGGGGCGCAGGAACTGCTCTAG